In the genome of Candidatus Rokuibacteriota bacterium, the window GCGGTACGCGGTGTGTGCGATCGACGCGCTCGGGGTGCCGGCGATGGTTGACCAGCCCGTGACGATCCGCTCGCGCTGCCACCACTGCGGGGAACCACTGGAGATTTTCGTCCGCCCGGATGGCCCGGTCGGGGGTGCCGGGATCATGGTCTGGGTGGGCGAGCGCGGTGATGTTCGGCGAAAAGCGTGCACCTCGATCTGTCTCACGCTGAACTTCTTCCGGTCCGAGGACCACCTACGGGGCTGGAGGGAAGCCCACCCCGATGTTCTCGGAGCGGCGGCGACGCTCGATGAGGCCTTCAAGCTCGGGGCCAAAATCTTCGGGGAGCTCCTTCGCGATGTCTTGAGGGCGTAAGAAAGCCCCGCCGAGCAGTATGAGCAAAACTCGCCTCCTGACCCGGCGCTGATCCCGGCGGGGACAGGGGCCATCCCGTGTCCCTTGGGGGGTGAGCCACCGCGAGGAGGCCTAAAACGCGCTCCTTTCCTGCTTCCCACGGCCTCAATCCGTTGACGCGTTGACAACCCGCTCCAGGAGCGGCGTGTCAACACTTCTGCAAGTGTTGACAGTCAACGGATGTCGAAGCGTTGACAGCCCGCATGAATACTGGCTTGTCAACGTGTCAACGCTTCGGGGGCCCGGGGGGACAGAAAAGAGGGGTGTCCTGTGGATAACCTGGCGCCGCGGACCCTGGACTTGGTGGCCTGGCTCTCGGGCGCGCAGCAGCCTGGGCGGGCCCCGACGCCGCTCCAAATCGGACGGGAGCGGAGGAGAGGGCTTATCGCCAGGCCGTCAAGCGGTTTGAACTGACCGCTCCTGGAGCGGGGCCGGTCTAGGCGGGCTTTGTAGCGGCTTAAGCTATTGATATAACAGCGTAAATTATTTCAAAACTTTCTTCTTGACTGTCAGAAAAATAAATACTATTTTCTGACATCAAGGAGTCGCCGCTAACTATGACCGTGCCTAAGAGGATCATGCGCCGCGTGCGCGCCCGAGGACGGGGCGTTGTGTTCACGCCGGCGGATTTCGTCGATCTCGGCAGTCGTGCCACAATCGATCAGGCGCTCTCTCGCTTGGTACGGAGCGGTGCGATTCGACGCCTCACGCGAGGTCTTTACCACTATCCGCGCATCAACCCTCGGTTGGGCCCAATCTCGCCAACTCCTGACGCGGTGGCGCACGCACTTGCCAAGAAGACGCGTAGCACTGTTCAGGTTGCGGGCGCTCAAGCCGCAAACGCTCTTGGTCTTTCGACGCAGGTTCCGGCGCACGCGATCTATCTTACCGACGGTCCTTCACGTCGAGTAACTATTGGGAGGAGCGTCGTAACCCTGCGGCACGCCTCACCCGGGCACCTCATTGCCGCTGGCAGCACGGCAGGCATGGTTGTGCAAGCGCTGCGCTACCTCGGAAAGGATGCAGGGCCAAGCGTTGCCGACACGATAGCGAATCGATTGTCCCCGCCGGATCGCCAGCGCCTGATGCGCGGGGCGGTACTTGCACCGGGCTGGATGCAGCCAGTGCTTGACCGCATCGTGCATCCGGTTATGGCGCCAGTTGCCTGATCCAGTGGACACGATTGCCCGTCTGCCGGCAAGCGAGCGTGCCGATCTATTCACCGAGGCCGCTGGTCGGCGAGGTCTAGTTCCTGCCATCCTTGAAAAGGATTTCTGGGTGTGCTGGATGCTGAAGCGGATTTTCGCTCTACCGGGCACAAATCCCTCGCTGATATTCAAGGGCGGTACGTCACTTTCGAAGGTGTACAGTGCAATTCGCCGCTTCTCCGAAGACATCGACGTGTCATTCAACCGTGGAGATCTCGGCTATCGAGACGAGCGCGATCCAGAGTCCGCGTCGAGCAAGAAGAAGACACAGCAACTCATCGGAAAACTGGACCAAGCAGTTCAACAACACATCGACAGCATCCTTCTGCCGCGGCTCAGCGAAGTCATAGGAGCCCAACTCGGGCCAGGCGGTGAGAACTGGGCGCTTGCAAAGGATGCCGCCGACCCGCAGGCAGTGGTTTTCCGCTATCCACCTAGTCTCTCGCATGGCGGTTTGACATACATCAATCCGGTTGTGCGGCTCGAACTGGGAGCGCGCGGAGATCCATGGCCAACGGAACAGCGTCGCATAAAACCGTACGCCGCCGAAGAGTTCCCGGAGATCTTCGAGGCTCCTGCTTGTGAAGTTACAGTTCTTGTAGCCGAGCGGACGTTTTGGGAAAAGGCGACGCTTCTGCACGCTGAGAATCATCGCCCCCCTGACAAGCCGACTAACGAACGGTTGTCCCGCCACTACTACGACTTGGCGCTTCTCGCCGACACCGAGTATGGCCGGCGTGCGTTGACGCGACTAGACCTTCTAGGCCGCGTGGTCAAGCACAAAAGGGTGTACTTCTCTGCAGCTTGGGCTAAGTACGAAGAAGCGCAGCCAGGCTCTCTGCGACTTGTCCCGCGCGAAGAACGGCTGAGTGGCCTAGACGCCGACTATGCGAAAATGGCGCCGATGATTTTCGATCATCCGCCACCGCAGTTCGAGGAGTTGATCGCCCGATTAACCGAACTGGAGAACCAGATCAACGGTGGCTCTGCGTAGGGAAGTATCTCTGACTATGTTGATGATAACTGGGCAGGCGTTGAAGAACATGATGATGCCCACCAGTGTAGAATCCCCACAGGTTAGCCTAGATCGGGGTCTGACACTCGGGGAACGTTGTGCGCCGGGTCGGACGGGCCGTTGTCTATGCTCCCGGGCGCGGGGCCGGTCGAGGGCTTTTTATCGCGCCTATGCTCTATGCTCTTTTCTCCAATAAGTGCGTAGCCAGTGCATGGCTAACGTAATCGTGTCTTATCGGCCGCTCGGCGATCCTCACCGAGGTGGACGCGGGGCCGCCGGCACAGCGGATGATCACTTTCCGCTCGCCGTGCCGTAAGCAGCGGATCACGCCGCGCCCTGCGCTGATCCCCTTCGCGTCCAAAGAAACTTTTCGCGACCGGCCACGCCCTAGAACACCCCCCCGACGGCGCAACCCGTGTCTACTCGTGAGTACACCTTGCCCTGTGTCGATTTTTGGGCACATTGTGCCTGACTGTCGCTTCGCCCTACGCTTCTCTCCCCGGCGTGCCCCACGCCCACCCGGCGCAGGTCGAAGCTCAGAGATGGTCGTCGGGCGAGTGGATGATCCTGACGATGCAGTCACCAGCCCTGGCGAGCGGACGGAGTGTCTCGCCGCGGGCTACGGGGGGATACCAGCATGGCCTCCCCCGATGCGGTCGGTACACTCTTGGCCTGCGCGCCGGCCGGGGAGCACCGAGCCTTCCAGCCTCGCGCCCCGGAGCGGGGCGTCCTCTCCGCTGCAGCCCTTAGGTGGCCCCCCTCCGCGGCTTACGCGGGTGGCTACGGACAATCCGGAGGAGCTTGCGGTAAAGCTCGTCGCCGAGGAGCTTCTCAAGGATTCGCGCCTCGGAGCGGACATAACCAAAGAGGGCGCGGCCCGCTTCCGGGTCTTTCGGGTAGTGGGCCGAATAGCGCTTCTCGTTCCGGCCGCACTCCTCGTACTCGAGCGCAGCTTCCGCGGCGTGAAGGAGGGCCTTCTCCGGGAAGTCAATCGAGACCGCCGATTTCTCTTGGTCAGCGGACCCGCACGTCACCGTATAGAAGTGGACCCGCCGTTTCTCGCGCCGAAGGGAGACCTCGAAGTTCCGGCGCGGCCCAAACTTCTTGGCGCGGCCTTTCGGCTCGCGGACGAAGATGAGACCGTCGTCGAACTCCCGCGCCTCGACGAAGATCTTGTGGCGGAAGACGAAGCGCTGGAGGTCGCCCATCAGGACTTTCGTCGGTTTCTCGAACATGTCGGTTGGTCCAACCCTCGGCCTATCGTGGGGCGCTTCTTGAAGGCCGCCTAACGACCTCTGCATAGTCTGCGGCGGGCGCTCGCAGAGCGCTGGTTACGAAATCCGCCGTGAGCGCTCGCCGCCGGGCTCATGCGCCTGTTCTACGCCCTCACCGCGAGAGCACAAGTCGCAGCCCCTCCTCCACCGCGCGAAGTTGTTCGGGGGTCAACCTGCCGGCCCTCTCGGCAAGAAACCTCTTGTCGATGGTCACCAACTGCGAGACGTTCACAACGGAGTCTTGCGGTAGGCCCGCGGTCTTCGCCGGCAGCAGGACATTGCCGGGGGCATCTGCGAGACGGACATTTGATGTGATCACCGCGGCGAGCACAGTCTGAATGCGACTTCGAGTGAACGTGTCCGCCTGGACCAGCAGCAACGGCCGGCGATACCCGGGCTCGGAACTTCTTGGCTCACGCAAACTGCCCCACCAGATCTCGCCTCGCCGCACTACCAGCGTTCCCTGGGTACCGAGGCCTCCTGGAGGGCTAGAACGTCAGCCTCAACCCGGGATTCCTCCGGGTTGGACCCGTAGACCCTGTTGAGGGCCGCGGTAATGCCTTCTTGCCGATAGCGCTCCAAGTATGCCGACACGGCCTTTGCGTACAGCTCGCT includes:
- a CDS encoding alkylmercury lyase family protein, yielding MSGSFEVKRAEELLDAEFIAKWQDRKAIDPLARTVLRAILERFIAAGLPVTAEEVSGLLRAHEPAEVYKAIARLDEKDLILAQDGQVILAYPFSATPTAFQLVFGDGRERYAVCAIDALGVPAMVDQPVTIRSRCHHCGEPLEIFVRPDGPVGGAGIMVWVGERGDVRRKACTSICLTLNFFRSEDHLRGWREAHPDVLGAAATLDEAFKLGAKIFGELLRDVLRA
- a CDS encoding nucleotidyl transferase AbiEii/AbiGii toxin family protein produces the protein MDTIARLPASERADLFTEAAGRRGLVPAILEKDFWVCWMLKRIFALPGTNPSLIFKGGTSLSKVYSAIRRFSEDIDVSFNRGDLGYRDERDPESASSKKKTQQLIGKLDQAVQQHIDSILLPRLSEVIGAQLGPGGENWALAKDAADPQAVVFRYPPSLSHGGLTYINPVVRLELGARGDPWPTEQRRIKPYAAEEFPEIFEAPACEVTVLVAERTFWEKATLLHAENHRPPDKPTNERLSRHYYDLALLADTEYGRRALTRLDLLGRVVKHKRVYFSAAWAKYEEAQPGSLRLVPREERLSGLDADYAKMAPMIFDHPPPQFEELIARLTELENQINGGSA
- a CDS encoding ribbon-helix-helix protein, CopG family, whose amino-acid sequence is MKTAISIPDPIFEAADRLARRLGLSRSELYAKAVSAYLERYRQEGITAALNRVYGSNPEESRVEADVLALQEASVPRERW
- a CDS encoding type II toxin-antitoxin system PemK/MazF family toxin — its product is MVVRRGEIWWGSLREPRSSEPGYRRPLLLVQADTFTRSRIQTVLAAVITSNVRLADAPGNVLLPAKTAGLPQDSVVNVSQLVTIDKRFLAERAGRLTPEQLRAVEEGLRLVLSR